DNA sequence from the Colletotrichum destructivum chromosome 9, complete sequence genome:
GTGGTACGGCCGAGCCATCGTAGACGTGGACTTGCGGGGGGACCTTGATCGGTGATGTTCAGCTGTTCCGGATGGGCGAAGTGAGTCGACGCTGGAAGAGTGAAGGCAGCCGCGAAATCTAAAGCAATGCTCACACCGGGATGTTTCGCAAGTCGGACGCTGCGACACACTCTTACAATGTGGGACTTTTTTCAGGACTTTGCTGTGCAGATTCAAGCATGCCTTGTGCCTTGCTTTGGAGGAACGTTTCTTCTTTGGATATAGGACGTCTTGTCAACTTGACGCACCTCATCCACATCATGTGAGTGGATGACAGCTGGACAGCACCAGACCGCATCTCCACGACCTCGAAGGCTTGGTTGAAGACGTCGTAAAGCTGGCCTCGAACGGGGGAACCAACAGAAAATAGTCATCCCTTCTAACCGGCGTCTGCTCTTCGTCCGTTGCATTGGATGCCAGCCACAACCCCACTCCAAACGGAGTTTGTACTCATTCCGTCTGTTTCTCATTTAATCAGCTACAACCAGCTGCGTTGGAGTGCAGATGGCCCTCGGTCAACCACAGTGAAGCCGAACGCGATCTAGTCACCATGTCGGGTTTTATGAGGGCGGGACCCCAGATATCTCCTGTGAAGAATCGTCCCATCGAATCGTTCAGCTGCAAGACAATCATCTTGACTACGTGCTCCAGACGAAAGAACCAAATCATGTACCCGCTTGCTAACGCCCGCCGTTTCCGTAAGAAAACTCCCCTTGAGAAAGAAAGCCGCATCCAGTATAACCGAGAGCCCCCCCCGTCAAAGATTCGGGGCACCACCATACATACAAATCTACTACTACTGCCTTGCATAGTCCTTGATGGCCGGCTCGCGGTTCACCTTGTTGGGGTACACCAGCACGTTCCTCGCCGCGTCCGCCAGCACGGCCTCGGTCGCCTGGATCTCCAGCGCGTCCAgcttccccgccgccgggtcCGCGCACACCGTCTTCCTGTCGACCCTCTCCAGCCGGCCCGGCCCCTCGTTCACAAGGGCGTCCCGCAGCAGCGCGAACGCCAGCGCGTTGTACAGCATGCCCTCGTGCGTcaccgcgccgcccgccggcgtGCCGGGGCACGCCTTCTGCACCTCGACGTTGGAcgccacggcgccgtccttgccgtccttgaggAAGGCCGAGGCGCCCGGCCCGGACTGCGGCTGCACGATCTCGTCCGTCGCGCTGAAtatcgacgtcgtcggcacTGCGGAAACCCGTCTCGTGTCAGCTTCagtgctctctctcttttaCACCCCTCTCACCccttttttatttattttttcagaaaaccaaaaaaaaatGCGACATTGGAGATCTTACCATAGGCGCTATCGCCCCCGTTCGCGCGGAGGGTGCGCACAAACTGCGCGTCGTACGCCTGCTGGTACACGCTCGGCGTGCAcccgatggcggcggcggcggcggtcccgCAGGCGAGGAACGCCTCCGTCGTGCCGTGGAAGTCCGGGCTCATGGCCACGAGATCCGTGACGGCCTCCCGCGTGCTCGGCCAGTACTTGAGCGCCCACTGCGTGTTCAGGTTGCCCTGGCTCCAGGCGACCACGGCGGGCTTCTTGCCCGTCGCGCTGCGGACGTAGTTGATGGCGTAGGCGACGTACTCGGCGTTCCCctgggcgtcgccgagggaCGCGCCGGGGATGTTGACCCACAGCGGGTCGGCGAAGTCGGATTTCGCCAGGAGGGGCCCGAGGTTCGCGCGGTACGTCGagccggccatggcggccgtgCCGGGAACGAGGATCACGGGCTGCTTCTTGGACGACGCGGAGAAGGTCTTGGGGATGAAGATCTTGCTCCTGAGCTCCTGCTCCGAAAGGGAGTACGGCGCGTCCTTATCGGAGCGCTTGGGGTAGATCCGGTCCTTTGGGTCCgggttgacgttgttgaTGGAGTTCACGTCGTCTCCGAGAAACGCGTTCAGAGCCTGGCTGTCGGCTTCCAGGGGATGTGAttccaccgccgccgtttGGTTGcccccggcggcgatgcTTGAAGTTGCCGCGTTTTGCTGCTCAGAGACTggccgggcggcgacgtTCGTCCACCCGAGGGCGAGCGAGAGCGTAGTGGCGTACGTGATTCTCATGATAGATTGTTGGCTAAGATGGAATAGTTATGGTTTTGTTTTCCCATGCGGGATGGCAGCTCAGGAGCAACAGTAGCAGCGACTGCAAGAGTATTAATACTTTTTTCTTGGTTGTCGTTTTCCCATCGCCACCGACGGTGAAACGGACTTTGGGAACCCCCCGCATCGTGTGGTGAGTTTTCTAAACTTACGTCCTTGTCTCCCTTGATTCGTCTTCCTGACTTGACGACGCCGGTGTCACGTCGTAACAGGATAGGCTATCTATGCCCGACGGTCCGGTGTGTGCGGCATAGGGAAGAAACGGCgggcgacaacgacgacgacacgatCTGCTCTACGTCAGCGGTAGACTGACGTTGTCTGTTCGTAAGTTATCGAATGAGAGGGAGGCCGCCGCGTTCCAGGCGTCTATGTCGTCCAAAGCCACCAGGGGTCCTGCTTCGTCGTACGCCGCGCCGCATCTGGAAGACTCTCGAAAGGCTAAAACCGAGAATGTCCAATTGGGGTCGGCGGGAGATACGATCGGCTCGGTACTCGGGCGGTTGACGAAAGGCGGCATCTTCCAGACGATGTCTGTTTGGCTGGCAAAAGTCTTGTCAGTGCGCGATatgtcctccccccctccaggCCGTTTCCATCCGTGCCCACAAGCCCTGCAGCCCCCAGTCCTGCCAAGCGATTGCTGTCCCGAATTGTTCGTACGGCGTCGTATTCAGTGGCCAACGCAGCCCAGGTGGTTCTCGGGACATTGTCCAGAACAGGTCATGGTGGGTGGCCAGTTCATCGATCGTCTGAAGAAATGAGATCGATTAGTAGGCTACCGCTGTAATGCGAGCTTCCAGTTGTCCGTCTGCTGTTGTCGAAACGTTACGCTGAAGCActgccctccttctccctccccctccgccccggGCCATCCGAGAACACGTTTCTTCCGGCGAGATAGACTCAAGAATGACAGTATCCAGACAGAGAGGCTCCTTAGAGAAGATGCCCGCTGCGCTCCCAAGAACCTGAGGTTCATGAGCCTACTGGCTTTTAAGCTTCAGATCTACATCGTAGTGTTGACATGTTGTTTCGGCATCACATAGATTCTTCTTGTTGGGAAGGGCAATATGACAGGCATATGCCTGCAGTCGTCTGCGAGTCCTTGGCCGGCCGGAGAACGCACACGGTATAGTCATCACCCGCCCACTCTCGATTCAGAGACGACGAAGCCACACGATGGCGAAAGCCAGGTCGATGCCGACCGAACCTGcacctcgtcatcgtccctGAACGCTCGGCCGCTGCGGTGTCGTCCCAAGTTCACGGACTTTGATGCCTCGATTCTTTCTGGAGGGAACGATCGTACAGAAGTGTCCGAATGTCCGGATGTCCGAAACTCTTGGACTGTCGTACCTGTTCAGTGACGCTGATCTATGGCGTCAGGAAGCAGGAGGAGTCACCTCTGATCACCTCTTGACGGTATGAGGAAAGAACATAACGTTGCCGCCAGACGGACGAAACTCTGCCCAGACACAATCTTAAAAATCTACGCTGGCAGGCAATGTAGAAGTCAGTGTGGCCGTCAGCTGCTGAGTGGCTGTCAGCGGTCGGGTTGATCGGTGAACACAGAGGCGCTTAAACATGAGACGAATGAGTGTTACCGCAATGGGCGGCTGTGGGCATGAACAATACAGAGATCCGTCATTCTTCAGTTCATATAAAGGAGGAAGACTATGATCAATGGGTGACGCCATTCCTTTCCAGGTGTGCAAATAGTTGTGTGGTATAAGTAAACACTTCAACACCAAAAGGAGTAGCTGGTATCGTTGGCTGTAAAAGCAGTGCTTGCCTAACGTTGAGCATCGCCGCAGAAAAGCATCGGTCTCGTTGGTAAGGGAATTCGAGTGGAGCTTTTCATTTCTCTAGGATGTTTTAAAGGGAATCAACGTCATAATATTCCAAAGGAGTTATTTCtcaagaaagaaagaaagtgTTGGTTTGGTGTTAGTGACATGATGGAAGAGTAGTGGATTCAGTAGCACCGAGACCGATGACATAAGCAGAACCCCAACCCCCCCACTTGCGGCGACCACCACCCCCCAATCCGGACAGGGATGCGGACAGGGATTCACCAACAGCGCCAGGAATGAGGTCAGCGCCGCTGCCAGCGCTTGGCAGCTCGCAGTTATTAGCGAAAACGCCAGCGAGTCTCAAAAGCTTCCCCCGAATTGACCCTCGACTTCACCTCACATCCGCCGTCTGTCGTCCGatcttctcccccctccgcaGAAGCACTGCAGCGTTGCAGCACCGCTTTCTTTTACCTCCTCGCGTATATCTCCAGAAGTGATGCGCAGCGTCCCATCATGTCCAACGTCCTCTCCCTCATAGGCTGGGCCTTCTTGCCCAACGTAAGCGCACCCTTCTTCCATGattaccaccaccaccaccaccactgccactgccactgccacaGCTCATGAGAACACGATACTGACTTCCCCCTGTCCCTCATAGCTCATCACAGGCTGGGTGCAGTCCATCTACTACGGCCTCGTCAtccgcgccggcgacccCAAGCCGCAGCCCGGCTCCGCCAAGTACGCaacccaccgccgccgcatccacatcctcgtcgtctccttctACCTCGCCTACAccctcatcgaggccgaccGCACCCTCCGCCTGCAGGGCACCTACTACACCGAccttgacgtcgccgtcaacgccccCGTGCGCATCATCAAGTCCcgcttccgccgcctcgccgccgtccaccacccggacaaggccggcctcgccggcgccgacacgagcgtcgccaccgcccgcTTCATGCACCTCAAGACCGCCTCcgagaccctcgccgacgcggccCGCCGCTTCGCCTACGAGCGCTTCGGGCCCGAGGTCGCCACCTGGCAGAACTGCAAGACCGTCCACGACTACGTCTCGCGCGGCGTCCTCCAGGGCACCGTCCCCTACtacggcatcgccgtcgtcggcacctacaccctcggcctgctgggcTACATCAACTGGGGCCGCTACTGGCGCTggctcatcatcgtcaccttcttcttcgccgagctcatcgtcgtcacccGCCCCGAGATGCCGcccctgctcgccgccgccaacaccgccctcgccacTGCCCTGCGCCGCACCCCCTACCTGCAGTTCCAGCTCATCTCGCTCGCCCGCCAGGCCGCCTTCACCATCTACATCGCCTTCGGCCAGATCGGGCCCCTGCTCGACCAGAACGCCCAGGCCGCCCAGAGGGCCGCCGAgagctccgccgccgccgtcgacgagggcctgcagcgcctcgaggcccttacccgcggcctcgacggcgagatgGGCCGGCTGCTGGACATGGAGATGACCCCCTTCAAGGGCGACAGGGAGGCCATCGGCAGCGTGCGCTCCAAGATCAAGGACTGGCTCGTGCAGAACACCATCCGCGCCGATCCCATGGTGAGGGACGCCATCGGCAAGTCCATCCAGAAGCGGAGGGTCGACGCGCCGGCAGGTGCCCGAGGCAACAGATAGGCAGTGACGAAGACTGGGACGTCGTGAGACCGGTTAGAGGATTTCCGTGTGTAAACTAGACAATGTAACACAAAATAAGTCAGTTGGAACTTAAACTTGCCTTGGTGGTGACGAAACTTCAGACATCGAATGTCAGCATCGAATGTCAACATGGCATGTCAACATCGTGAAAGCGGAAAGTGTGGCGTTTGTGGCTGAAAAGTGTGTGGCTTTCGACTCGGGCCCCAAAAATCTCTCAACGAAGTGTGGCCGCCGATCGAGGACATCAACAATTGGCGACGTTAAATAAGAagacagaagaagaagaagaagaagaaaaaagacacGGAACAAATTTCACAAGAAAATAAACCCAAAGGAATAAGAAGCAACACAAATCATTCACAACTTTTGACTCGTCTCATTTCTCATCCACCTTTATCCCCGAGGAAAGATAGAGTCTTACACACACAAAGAATCCCTCACAAAATGGctacctcgtcgccgtcatggcacctcctcccgcccgacctcgtcgagcaccAAATCGGCCAGATCGACCTGCTGATGGCGATGTacccggccgaggaggaggccacAATCGAAAAAGAGTCTGAAAagatcctcgccctcctcaaaTCTCACCTCGAGgacccatcatcatcatcatcatcaccatcaccactcACCTCCACCAGACCCCCGCAGGTCTCGGTGCTGCTCAccctcaccatcgccgagcaAGAGGAACAGGGCGGAAAGGACCCGCCGGCCACCAAGACGCTGcagctcgacatcgccgtGCCCTTCTCCCACCCGCCCGGCCCCGCGCCGGATGAGGCCCCGCGTGTCGCCGTACGCATCCGCCAGCCGGCCTGGCTAAGCCGcgccgcgacggcgcagCTCAACGCGCGCgtccccgaggacgaggacctctTCAGCACCATCGAGGTCGTccgggacgccgccgcggagcACCTCGAGCGCGCCAAGCtcgcggaggccgaggccctcgccgctggCGACAACCGTCTCGacgcagacgacgacgaggacggcgactCGGGTGAGCCACCACACCTCGTCCGGGTGTGGTTTTActtcccctccatctcgaccCGCTCCAAGCGCGACGACTTCATCATCCACGCGCCGGCGTATGGTCTCACGGGCTTCCTCTACGCCGGGAAGCCGGGCCTGCTCTGCCTCGAGGGCGCCTCGCGCCGCGTCGACGCCTATATGCGCTTCATCAAGACGGAGAGCTGGGGCGACATCCCCGCGCACCACAAGAAGGTCAGCGAGCGGCACCGCGAGACGGGCGTCGCGTCCCGCGTCTTTGGCGACATGAGCGAGATCACCGACTCGGTCGGCGAGCGGCGGGGCCAGAGGGCGAACCGGGGGGACAtgaaggccgtcgagggctgGCTGGTCGAGCGTGGTCTGGGGGATGCCTTTGCCAAGGTGCTGATGTAGGTTGGGAGCGAGGGGGGTCaggcctttttttttttttttttttacatTCACCAGAGATTatggaggggggaaagaggacAGGGAATGAAAAGGAGCAtggcgaaaaagaaaaggaaaaaggagCAAGACTCTATTTCTCTACATCGTTGGACGCTCCCCCCAATACATATAACGCATCTCTATGCCTCAacacaacatcaacaacctccCACCgcaccaaaaaaaaaaacccccaaCCAAAAAGAACTCCCGCTTACAACCTCTGCCGCCCCCTCGTCTCGATGGGGATCAGACACATGCCCACAAACGCCGCGAGGATCAGCGCCCCCGACAGGTAGatgggcgccgtcgtcccgTCGCCCGGCACGTTGGCCGCCAGCACGGGGGCCAGGAGCCCCATGGCGCGGTTCAGGAAGCTCGCGACGCCCGTCCCGGCCCCGCGGACGGGCGCCGGGAAGATCTCGGGCGTGAAGGCGTAGAGCACGCCGTACATGATGTTCTGCGAGAAGGCCTCGacgcacgagaagaagagctgCGACGCCGGGCTCGTGCCGAACCGCACgaacaggaacaggaacacGGCCGAGACCagcgacgagctcgccagcgtgccgcgccggccgagcCAGGGGGACGGGTGCCCGACGAGGTAGGCCGCCAGGAGGCTGCCCGGcacgccgacggccgaggtgatGGCGTAGGTGCGGTAGGTGTCCGGGGTGATGGGCGTcgcgccggcgtccgagTCCGGCGGgggcgccgcgccgccgtgggaGAGGTACTGCGGCAGGAAGGCGTTAAAGAGCGGGTAGCCCATGCCGATGGTGGCCCAGACGAACCAGATGATGACGGTCGCGAGGCCGAGCGTGCGCGTCTTGAAGAGCGGCCGGAGGCGGTCGCCGGAGAAGGCCGCCATCCTCTCGCGGAGGACGTTTGTGGTCCCgggccgatgacgacgctCCGGctcctcgttgtcgtcgtctcggtcgtccgccgcgccgtcaacaacggcgtcgaggacctcctcgGTGAGCCAGGTCCGGGCGCCGTTGcgggcggcgatgccgtggacgacggcgacggcctcggcctggcgGCCCCGCGAGAGCAGGAACTTGGGCGACTCGAACAGGCGGAAAACGAAGAAGCGCACGACGAACATGAAGAAGGTCACGAGTCCGATGGCCAGCACGAAGCGGCGCCATCCCGTgttgccgtcatcggcggggcggccgccgccggcgatgaagtACCAGGCCGCCAGCGACGAGCACAGCTGGCCGACAGGCCACCACACGGACAGCAGCGTCAGCAGGCTGCTCGAGGCGTCCGGCAGGAACTCGAGGAACAgagcgccgtcgacgggcaggttgccgccgacgccgaagccgagggccGCGAACAGCACGTTGACCCAGCCCCaggtcggcgcggcggccagcagcacgccAAAGACGCCCGTGATGAGCAGCGTCAGGTTgaaggcggcgcggcggccgagcaCGTCGGACCCGATGCCCCAGACGAAGGAGCCGAAGCAGAGGCCCAGGAAGATGGAAGACGTCGTGTACCGCACGCGCTGCTCCGAGATGCCGAACTcggccgagagggaggggagcGTGAGGGCGACGCCCTGGGACGGTTGTTAGTGTTTTTTTGTCGCTAAGGGGTTGTCTCATATATATATatctgtgtgtgtgtatatatataaaggGTCAACTTACGTGCATCCAGAGACTGGCCAGCGTCGGTTAGTGACTCCGCTCTCGTCAAGGAGGGAAAAAGGGGACAGACGTACTTATCCGCGAACCAGCCGAAGCCGCACAGGACGAAGAGCTGCCAGTTGTACCGCCCCATGCCGATATCCTGAATCGCCTTGTTGACGAGCTTCGACTTGACTGCCCCCAATCTCATCAGCATCCGTCTCACTAAACAAATtacacacactctctcccccctttctcaACTCGGGGATGAAAACTCACGCTCGTACTCAGTCCACCGCCCCCTCCGGCCCCTCCTCACCTCCTTCCTCAGCCCCTCGATCGTGTACTCGGCGGCGCTCATCTCCAACATGCCCGCGCTCTCGCCCTGGTCCttgccatcatcgtcctcgtcctcgttctcgacCACGTGCCCGTCGCTGTCGTCCTGGCTCGGGCGCTCCTCAAACTCGCATTTCCCCGTCCGGGCCGAGTGGCTGTGCAGGtgcgcctcctcgagcggcaccacgacgccgacatAGTTGTCGACGGACTCGGGCCGGTCCGAGACCAGGCGCCGGAAGACGGAGCGCAGCATGGCGTGCGGGCGATCGAGCTGAGAGGGTGGGTAAGAGATCCGGGGTCGTGACGGATGAGCACTGGCGGGGCGACGTGTGCGTGTGGTGCCGATGAGGCGTGAGACCGAAGTGTATAGATTGTATTCGCCGATGAACCTGCCGTCTTTCGttcgcctcgcctcgtctcgtctcacTTTCAACGCGGTTCTTCAGATGATCAACACTGAGCTGTCCCAAAGCTTGTCCCCCTTCTACATCTTCCAACGGGGACACGGGTGAGAAAGAATGAGGTTAACGGTTGGCAGCGTAGGTACTCATGAGATGTAACGAAATGATGCAACGACATAAAAGTACAAGGTGTGAGCGGATGAGATTGAGTATGGACGGAACACAGTATTTCCTCCTCATGGATCCTAGAAGGATGCTGGCGTGTCGTACTGGAATGCGACACCTGACTAAGAGGAATGCACGCTACGTCTCTAGCGTACTTAGGTAATCCCTTGCGGCGCCTGGGTGTGCTGAAGCGGACTGAGAGAGATGTAGCGCTGCTAACAGCCGCTCACCTATGGCTGTGTCAGATCTGTTAGAGGGAACGTGAAACCGATGCTCGGTCATAAGGGCAAGCTATACTCCCGGTACAGTGCAGAATTAGTGTGGGGAACCCTGTCATCTGCAGTTCGGCCCGGGCCCTGGAatgtcatcatcgtcaaggcCCATGGTTCCCTGATTGCCCGCTATGCACATTCCATCGAGATCGATGTCACTCGGGATGAGAGGAAGCCATGACGCAGGGTAGAGAAAGATTCAAGTGACTGCCATCATGGCTAAACCCTGACgcagaaaagaagaaaaacaatTGCGTGTCTCTTTCGCCAGCCTCGTAACCAAATGCCGATCTCGTAGGGTGCTGTAAACTCATAACCAGATAGATACCAGCAATAATACCTGTACCACAACGCCTCAAAGGTCATCTACCTAGATTTCCAACGCCTCGTCTATTCCACCGTGAATAACTCGCCCGTTCCCAAGACATAGGAAAAAGACTTTCAAATCAgctctccatctccttcgtctgcgccatcctcctcgtcctcccagtccatcgacgccgcccgcctctcggcctcgcgctgCACATCCGCAAGCCCGGACAGCTCGGCAACGTAGTCCTTCTCCAAAAGCGCCTTCTTGACGAACTTCCAACCATCGGTCCGATACGCCTCCAGAATCGGAGGACCGCAAGCGCTGCAGCACGGGTACGACTCTCCCCGGATGACCttgttgttgaagttgtGCAGGTAGCCGCGGACCGTATGGGGGACCAGTCCCAGAGCATGGTCGTGCGggtccttctcgtcgttcGACGTCTGGGGTGCCGGCGCATGTTGCTTGAGAGGGTGCTGGAGGAGACTTGCAAAGAGCTCGACGAGCAGTGCCGAAGCGATCGCCGCCACGCCCGGTCGAGTGACGGTGCATTGCTGGTCCAAAGTCTGGTCCTTTTGCGACTACACAAATCAAGTCAGTCGAAGCTCGCTATCACGCGTCAACAATACTCACGTCGGCCGGGGCCACGACATCGTTGCAGAAGTAGCAGCCCAGCGTCTTGCGTTCCGTGTCCTCCGGCTGAGTATCGGCAGGCTCGGCACCATGTCGCATCACCACGAACGAGTCGAAtccgagggcggcgttgagAACGATCTTGCCGGCCGCCTTGCCCACGACGCTGGGGAGCCATCTCGACTCGCGACTGTCCATCAGAAGGAAAATGGCGTCGTGGTCGTCAATCAGCTGTTTCAACTTGTCGTAGTCCGCCTTGCTTCTGGCCTCGTCCGTGAAAGGATGGCCGAGCATGGGTACGGACAAGACGTGGCCCTCGCTCTCGACACCGGGGTAGATCCTCTTCAGCGCCTGGGCCGCCCGCGTCGCCTTGTGTTTGCCGCCTTCCAAGCAGTCTTCGAACTCGAACAGCGGCTGCCGTACGGGATTCGAGTATGACACGCGCCCGTAGTCCACAAAGGTGATCTTTCGAACGCCCCATCCCATGAGATTCCTGGACACGTAGCTGCCGAGCGTACCGGCTCCCAGCAGTAGACACTTGGTAGACTTGATCGTGTCGAGGTCCAGATTCGGCGAAATGCGCCATTTCATGAGTTTCAGGTTCAGGTCCACAGATTGGTCGGCCAGCCGCGCGGGGTCCATGTACTCGCCGAGGTTCGCGATCCTGGCCCGCAGCTTGCCCTCGCCATCCCGTTCCCAACCGGTGACCTTGGGCATCTCCGTGACCGCGAGAGGCTCTACCGGGTCCATCTCCAACGGCAGGATGATGCTCCTAGCAGCGTGCCTGCTCGATCTGATGTCCCGATAGCACAGGATCTGCACCTTTGTCAGGCGGAACCGCTGTCGGATGAGCCACAGGAGGTTGCGCAGCGGCCACGAGGGGTTTTCGGGGTACGTCGACGGGTCGACAAAGGCGACGTAtcggtcctcctcggcaacatcgtcAAAGAAGCCGTTCTCAAAGTCGCCGAGGTTGGCCACCTCCCATACGTAGCCGAACGTGTCGTTGAGGTCGTGGAGATCGCTGTTTGCGTCCTTGTCCAGATCGCTCACGTCCACGCCCCGggccttcttggcgaggaagaagccgtTCTGCCTTTTGTCGCGGTTCGCCTGCCAGGTGCCCACCCGGTCGACCAGCGCCGTGCTCTCCTTAGGATCGAGGCGGCCGATGGGAGCGGTGCGCTTCCACTGGGGGTCGGAGTGCAGTGCGGGAAAGGCGAACCAGTATGTGAACTTGTACTTCTTCAAGTCGGCGTACGAGAGGATCGTGAAGgacgagaggagggagggaatGGAGTAGATGGTGCcgtcgttgatggcgtcCCAGACCTGGAGGGCAGACGTCAGCCACGCGCGCGTGTTTCCTGCCGAAGTTGCGGGCCAAGCTTACGTGTCTTGCGGCAAGCTTCAGCATGGCCTGCTTGTCGGTGTTCTTGAAGTCCTCGATGGTGTTGACGTTCTTGATCCAGCCCTCGGCGCGGACATGCTCGTCGTTGGGCCTGCACTCTTGGTCAGTTTCCGACGCGGGCCAAGATGACGCTGTAGACCTCCGAGCTCTCGACGAGCACCTTACTGGTCACTGGTGAGGGCGTTGCCCAGGAT
Encoded proteins:
- a CDS encoding Putative alpha/Beta hydrolase; the encoded protein is MRITYATTLSLALGWTNVAARPVSEQQNAATSSIAAGGNQTAAVESHPLEADSQALNAFLGDDVNSINNVNPDPKDRIYPKRSDKDAPYSLSEQELRSKIFIPKTFSASSKKQPVILVPGTAAMAGSTYRANLGPLLAKSDFADPLWVNIPGASLGDAQGNAEYVAYAINYVRSATGKKPAVVAWSQGNLNTQWALKYWPSTREAVTDLVAMSPDFHGTTEAFLACGTAAAAAIGCTPSVYQQAYDAQFVRTLRANGGDSAYVPTTSIFSATDEIVQPQSGPGASAFLKDGKDGAVASNVEVQKACPGTPAGGAVTHEGMLYNALAFALLRDALVNEGPGRLERVDRKTVCADPAAGKLDALEIQATEAVLADAARNVLVYPNKVNREPAIKDYARQ
- a CDS encoding Putative THIF-type NAD/FAD binding, ubiquitin-like modifier-activating enzyme Atg7, which translates into the protein MAAIQYAPFSSEIELPFYAALFSSKLEHDKLDDSARRVLGQYTTLPVDPAQSCKMSILGNALTSDQPNDEHVRAEGWIKNVNTIEDFKNTDKQAMLKLAARHVWDAINDGTIYSIPSLLSSFTILSYADLKKYKFTYWFAFPALHSDPQWKRTAPIGRLDPKESTALVDRVGTWQANRDKRQNGFFLAKKARGVDVSDLDKDANSDLHDLNDTFGYVWEVANLGDFENGFFDDVAEEDRYVAFVDPSTYPENPSWPLRNLLWLIRQRFRLTKVQILCYRDIRSSRHAARSIILPLEMDPVEPLAVTEMPKVTGWERDGEGKLRARIANLGEYMDPARLADQSVDLNLKLMKWRISPNLDLDTIKSTKCLLLGAGTLGSYVSRNLMGWGVRKITFVDYGRVSYSNPVRQPLFEFEDCLEGGKHKATRAAQALKRIYPGVESEGHVLSVPMLGHPFTDEARSKADYDKLKQLIDDHDAIFLLMDSRESRWLPSVVGKAAGKIVLNAALGFDSFVVMRHGAEPADTQPEDTERKTLGCYFCNDVVAPADSQKDQTLDQQCTVTRPGVAAIASALLVELFASLLQHPLKQHAPAPQTSNDEKDPHDHALGLVPHTVRGYLHNFNNKVIRGESYPCCSACGPPILEAYRTDGWKFVKKALLEKDYVAELSGLADVQREAERRAASMDWEDEEDGADEGDGELI
- a CDS encoding Putative major facilitator superfamily, MFS transporter superfamily codes for the protein MLRSVFRRLVSDRPESVDNYVGVVVPLEEAHLHSHSARTGKCEFEERPSQDDSDGHVVENEDEDDDGKDQGESAGMLEMSAAEYTIEGLRKEVRRGRRGRWTEYELKSKLVNKAIQDIGMGRYNWQLFVLCGFGWFADNLWMHGVALTLPSLSAEFGISEQRVRYTTSSIFLGLCFGSFVWGIGSDVLGRRAAFNLTLLITGVFGVLLAAAPTWGWVNVLFAALGFGVGGNLPVDGALFLEFLPDASSSLLTLLSVWWPVGQLCSSLAAWYFIAGGGRPADDGNTGWRRFVLAIGLVTFFMFVVRFFVFRLFESPKFLLSRGRQAEAVAVVHGIAARNGARTWLTEEVLDAVVDGAADDRDDDNEEPERRHRPGTTNVLRERMAAFSGDRLRPLFKTRTLGLATVIIWFVWATIGMGYPLFNAFLPQYLSHGGAAPPPDSDAGATPITPDTYRTYAITSAVGVPGSLLAAYLVGHPSPWLGRRGTLASSSLVSAVFLFLFVRFGTSPASQLFFSCVEAFSQNIMYGVLYAFTPEIFPAPVRGAGTGVASFLNRAMGLLAPVLAANVPGDGTTAPIYLSGALILAAFVGMCLIPIETRGRQRL
- a CDS encoding Putative small nuclear ribonucleoprotein Prp3, with product MATSSPSWHLLPPDLVEHQIGQIDLLMAMYPAEEEATIEKESEKILALLKSHLEDPSSSSSSPSPLTSTRPPQVSVLLTLTIAEQEEQGGKDPPATKTLQLDIAVPFSHPPGPAPDEAPRVAVRIRQPAWLSRAATAQLNARVPEDEDLFSTIEVVRDAAAEHLERAKLAEAEALAAGDNRLDADDDEDGDSGEPPHLVRVWFYFPSISTRSKRDDFIIHAPAYGLTGFLYAGKPGLLCLEGASRRVDAYMRFIKTESWGDIPAHHKKVSERHRETGVASRVFGDMSEITDSVGERRGQRANRGDMKAVEGWLVERGLGDAFAKVLM
- a CDS encoding Putative DnaJ domain, Chaperone J-domain superfamily, with translation MSNVLSLIGWAFLPNLITGWVQSIYYGLVIRAGDPKPQPGSAKYATHRRRIHILVVSFYLAYTLIEADRTLRLQGTYYTDLDVAVNAPVRIIKSRFRRLAAVHHPDKAGLAGADTSVATARFMHLKTASETLADAARRFAYERFGPEVATWQNCKTVHDYVSRGVLQGTVPYYGIAVVGTYTLGLLGYINWGRYWRWLIIVTFFFAELIVVTRPEMPPLLAAANTALATALRRTPYLQFQLISLARQAAFTIYIAFGQIGPLLDQNAQAAQRAAESSAAAVDEGLQRLEALTRGLDGEMGRLLDMEMTPFKGDREAIGSVRSKIKDWLVQNTIRADPMVRDAIGKSIQKRRVDAPAGARGNR